A window of Apium graveolens cultivar Ventura chromosome 8, ASM990537v1, whole genome shotgun sequence contains these coding sequences:
- the LOC141679823 gene encoding uncharacterized protein LOC141679823, giving the protein MSHRAKDCTVSCNIGGGGAGGGSGSQQNPIARVFALTANQVAANSGFEDRNYKVNLLPMDMYDFDIILGIDWLSEHRATTDCQGKRVIFGDTDKPEFLYQGSQPKGDVKLIYALKASKLLSKGCDGYLAFVKDTSKDEPRIEDYPVMREHEDVFPDELPGLPTYREAEFTIELVQGAEPISKAFYRMTPLELQELKEQLQESREEHEKHLCTVLEILREKKLFAKFSKCEFWLEEVAFLGNIVSGRGIELEPVKIEDITNWTRPSNVTEVRSFLGLAGYYRHFVESFSSVALPLTQLMRKGIKFEWNGDREKSFQELKKRLVSALILVLPSGSGDLERLGVELYIRGSNCSIANLKVEPNLVSKVKEAQKNDIGLKAIRSEVAGGKQIHFRVDVEGVIWLGGKLCVPADPIIREEILKEAHSFSLSIHPGSTKMYRDWKKHFWWSGMKGDIAKFVENVLHDNK; this is encoded by the exons ATGTCCCACAGGGCAAAAGATTGTACAGTGTCCTGCAACATTGGTGGAGGAGGAGCTGGCGGTGGTAGTGGCAGTCAGCAAAATCCTATAGCCAGAGTATTTGCATTGACTGCAAATCAGGTAGCAGCTAATTCAG GTTTTGAAGATAGAAATTATAAGGTTAACTTGCTTCCGATGGATATGTATGACTTTGATATTATCTTGGGCATAGATTGGTTGAGTGAACATCGTGCCACAACTGATTGTCAAGGAAAAAGGGTGATCTTTGGGGATACAGATAAACCAGAATTTTTATACCAAGGGTCTCAGCCGAAGGGGGATGTTAAGTTAATTTATGCTCTAAAGGCGAGTAAATTATTGTCTAAGGGTTGTGATGGCTACCTTGCTTTCGTGAAGGATACATCGAAGGATGAACCTCGCATCGAGGATTATCCAGTTATGAGGGAGCATGAAGATGTGTTCCCCGATGAGCTACCAGGTTTGCCTACATATAGAGAGGCGGAGTTTACTATTGAACTAGTTCAAGGTGCTGAGCCTATATCTAAGGCATTTTACCGGATGACACCACTTGAGTTGCAGGAATTGAAGgagcagttgcaaga gagTAGAGAGGAGCATGAGAAGCATTTATGTActgtacttgaaattttgaggGAGAAAAAGTTGTttgcaaaattttccaagtgtgaattctggttggaggaagtggcattctTGGGGAATATTGTGTCTGGTAGGGGCATTGAGTTGGAACCTGTGAAAATCGAGGATATTACTAATTGGACCAGACCTAGCAATGTGACggaggtgaggagtttcttgggtttGGCAGGTTATTACAGGCATTTTGTGGAAAGTTTTTCTTCCGTAGCTTTGCCATTGACTCAGCTAATGAGGAAGGGAATCAAGTTCGAGTGGAATGGTGATCgtgagaagagctttcaagagttgaagaagagattggtGTCAGCTCTAATACTTGTGTTGCCATCAGGGAGTGGAG atttggagcgcTTGGGTGTTGAGTTATATATTAGAGGATCAAATTGTAGCATTGcaaatttgaaagtggaaccAAATCTTGTTTCAAAGGTTAAGGAAGCCCAGAAGAATGATATAGGTTTGAAAGCTATTAGATCCGAGGTGGCAGGTGGAAAGCAAATACATTTTCGTGTTGATGTTGAGGGTGTGATATGGTTGGGTGGAAAATTGTGTGTTCCTGCAGATCCGATAATTCGCGAGGAAATTTTAAAGGAGGCTCATAGTTTTTCATTATCTATCCATCCAGGttccaccaagatgtatagggattgGAAGAAAcacttttggtggagtggaatgaagggAGATATAGCAAAATTTGTGGAAAATGTCTTACATGAcaacaagtga